Proteins found in one Tumebacillus amylolyticus genomic segment:
- a CDS encoding ABC transporter permease translates to MKRGWWIVFRKEIKELASDRKMWLGSILLPLLLMPCLMLLIAKLQAGAAEDAKKNITVALIGHNARVEQAITKVPDVHVVKESDPMQALKNGDVRAVVTIDELFDQQVQAETPATVSIAYDPSNQKSEVAHGVVQGALQGLGQEMAAERLTKLQIPVEAITPLDVKSVDASDDNQKAGSALGFIVPLLLVLSCVTGAMPVATDLMAGEKERGTLEALLTAPVNARQVLTGKLFTVSAMSFVSALVSTLAMVGTMKNMPRITGNQDASFSLSFLSAGDVGLILGALFFLAIMFGALMLGVSSLAKTYKEAQTYLAPFMIVAMVPVYATMMLSAQEIPVQYFLLPVLNVTALMKEVLYGVLDLTHVLMVFGSSVVFAVLAVLVTSKLFRRESLIVKG, encoded by the coding sequence ATGAAACGAGGATGGTGGATCGTTTTTCGCAAGGAGATCAAGGAGTTGGCTTCTGACCGCAAGATGTGGCTCGGTTCCATTTTGTTGCCGCTTTTGCTGATGCCTTGCTTGATGTTGCTGATTGCCAAGCTGCAGGCAGGGGCTGCCGAAGATGCCAAGAAAAACATCACCGTTGCGCTGATCGGACACAACGCGCGTGTCGAGCAAGCGATCACGAAAGTACCCGACGTGCATGTCGTGAAAGAAAGCGACCCGATGCAAGCGTTGAAAAATGGGGACGTCCGTGCCGTCGTCACCATCGATGAGCTCTTCGATCAGCAGGTGCAGGCTGAGACGCCCGCCACTGTCTCGATCGCGTACGATCCGTCGAACCAGAAATCGGAAGTGGCGCATGGGGTTGTACAAGGCGCTTTACAAGGGCTTGGGCAAGAGATGGCGGCGGAACGTCTTACGAAGTTGCAAATTCCGGTTGAGGCCATTACGCCGCTTGATGTGAAATCGGTGGATGCGTCTGATGACAATCAAAAAGCAGGCAGTGCGCTTGGATTTATCGTGCCGCTTTTGTTGGTACTCTCGTGTGTGACGGGAGCTATGCCAGTTGCGACCGACCTGATGGCGGGGGAAAAAGAGCGCGGGACGTTGGAAGCTTTGCTGACTGCGCCGGTGAATGCGCGGCAGGTGTTGACGGGGAAACTGTTCACCGTCTCGGCGATGTCGTTCGTCTCTGCGTTGGTGTCTACGCTGGCGATGGTCGGGACGATGAAGAATATGCCGAGGATTACGGGCAATCAAGATGCGAGTTTCTCCTTGTCATTTCTCTCGGCGGGGGATGTGGGACTGATCCTCGGGGCGTTGTTTTTCCTGGCGATCATGTTTGGGGCCCTGATGCTTGGCGTGTCGTCTCTTGCCAAGACGTACAAGGAAGCACAAACGTATCTGGCGCCGTTCATGATCGTGGCGATGGTGCCGGTGTATGCCACGATGATGCTGTCTGCGCAAGAGATTCCGGTGCAGTATTTTCTGTTGCCGGTGCTGAATGTGACCGCTTTGATGAAAGAAGTGCTGTATGGAGTCTTAGACCTGACGCATGTTTTGATGGTCTTCGGCAGTTCGGTGGTGTTCGCCGTCTTGGCTGTGCTTGTAACATCGAAACTGTTCCGCAGGGAGTCTTTGATTGTGAAGGGGTAG
- a CDS encoding ABC transporter ATP-binding protein has translation MILLDRVTKKFKDVPAVRDLSFEVGRGEVVGLLGENGAGKTTTLRMISTVLTPTEGRIVVDDLDTVKRPEDVRRRIGILFGGETGLYEKLTARENITYFGRLYGMDDRTIRLRTEELARRFEMMEFLDRKVGGFSKGMRQKVAIARSVVHDPAVVLFDEPTSGLDITAANMFRRLVQEFQAEGKTILFSSHIMSEVERLCDRAVILHRGEVQFNGTLETLFTDHGSRDLDEIFMKLIGTGGAR, from the coding sequence ATGATTTTGTTGGATCGGGTGACCAAGAAATTCAAGGACGTGCCGGCTGTCCGCGACTTGAGTTTTGAAGTAGGTCGTGGAGAAGTGGTCGGTCTGCTTGGGGAAAACGGAGCCGGTAAGACGACGACGCTTCGAATGATCTCCACCGTATTGACGCCGACGGAGGGGCGTATCGTCGTGGATGATCTCGACACGGTGAAACGCCCGGAGGACGTGCGTCGGCGGATCGGCATTCTGTTTGGCGGGGAAACCGGGTTGTATGAAAAATTGACGGCCCGCGAGAACATCACCTATTTCGGTCGGTTGTACGGAATGGATGACCGCACGATCCGCTTGCGGACGGAAGAGTTGGCGAGGCGGTTTGAGATGATGGAGTTTCTGGACCGTAAAGTCGGCGGGTTTTCCAAAGGCATGCGGCAAAAAGTCGCCATCGCCCGTTCCGTGGTTCACGACCCGGCCGTCGTGCTGTTCGATGAACCCACGTCAGGTCTGGACATCACCGCTGCGAACATGTTCCGCCGGTTGGTACAGGAGTTTCAAGCCGAGGGCAAAACGATTCTGTTCTCCTCTCATATCATGAGCGAGGTTGAACGCCTGTGCGACCGCGCCGTGATCTTGCATCGGGGCGAGGTACAGTTCAACGGGACGTTGGAGACGTTGTTTACCGACCATGGGAGTCGTGATCTCGATGAGATCTTCATGAAGCTGATCGGAACGGGGGGAGCGCGATGA
- a CDS encoding NHLP leader peptide family RiPP precursor, translating to MHTHKNYGEVVAKAWSDESFKERLKQDPHGVLAEHGIEVPQGTQVNVVEDTDSVQHLVLPLKTTSGINPMTSKLCDG from the coding sequence ATGCATACGCATAAAAACTACGGCGAAGTCGTGGCCAAAGCTTGGTCCGATGAGAGCTTTAAAGAACGTTTGAAACAAGACCCGCACGGCGTTCTCGCGGAGCACGGCATTGAAGTTCCGCAAGGTACGCAAGTGAATGTCGTGGAAGATACCGACTCGGTGCAACATCTGGTTCTGCCGCTGAAGACCACGTCCGGCATTAATCCGATGACCTCGAAACTGTGTGACGGCTAA